Proteins encoded in a region of the Desulfobulbaceae bacterium genome:
- a CDS encoding HipA domain-containing protein, translated as MFHKVLVGYNPTTNEIISGEKDLPNDFEHWIVKFSAREDQKDAGPTEYAYSSMARSAGLEMPRTHLFEAANNDRFFGVKRFDREKNNRRRHVHSFGNLIHTDFRIPSCDYSDLFKATSILTKNHEDIVRLFRQIRYSTRYQQAFPVGENLL; from the coding sequence ATATTCCACAAGGTACTGGTTGGCTATAACCCAACTACAAACGAGATTATTTCTGGAGAAAAGGACCTGCCGAATGATTTTGAACACTGGATAGTTAAATTTTCTGCCCGGGAAGACCAGAAAGATGCAGGCCCTACTGAATATGCATACTCTTCAATGGCCCGTTCTGCGGGGCTGGAGATGCCGAGAACACACCTTTTTGAAGCTGCCAATAACGATCGTTTTTTCGGTGTCAAACGTTTTGACCGTGAAAAAAATAATCGCCGCCGACATGTTCATTCCTTTGGAAACCTCATCCATACTGATTTCCGTATTCCAAGTTGTGATTATTCCGATCTTTTCAAAGCCACAAGTATTCTAACGAAAAATCATGAAGATATCGTCCGCCTCTTCAGGCAAATCAGATACTCGACGAGGTATCAACAAGCATTTCCAGTTGGAGAAAATTTGCTGTAG